A single Bacteroidales bacterium DNA region contains:
- a CDS encoding pyridoxal phosphate-dependent aminotransferase, whose product MPTISNKAKCMPASPIRKLVPFSDAAKKRGVKVYHLNIGQPDIPTPDVALDAIRHFSQKVVAYSHSAGILSYRQKLVKYYEKNNINITTDDIIVTSGGSEAILIALSTIMDPDDELIVPEPFYANYNGFSVNCGVKVVPIQSTIETGFALPAISEFEKVITPKTKAILVCNPNNPTGYLYSKEEIETLGQLALKHDLYLLADEVYREFIYGDVKHFSVMELKGLENNTILVDSVSKRYSACGFRIGAMISRNKEVMSAAMKFAQARLSPPTFGQVASEAAIDTPDSYFRDVKAEYIARRNVVVEAINKIEGAFCPNPQGAFYVVASLPIDDSDKFCQWLLEEFNHNNETVMLAPATGFYSTQGMGKNEVRISYVLNVDDMKRSMELLAEALKAYPGRK is encoded by the coding sequence ATGCCAACAATTTCAAATAAAGCTAAATGTATGCCAGCTTCTCCAATTCGTAAGCTGGTTCCCTTTTCTGATGCTGCAAAAAAACGCGGTGTGAAAGTTTATCATTTGAATATAGGACAGCCTGATATTCCTACTCCAGATGTTGCTCTAGATGCAATAAGACATTTTAGCCAAAAGGTTGTAGCGTACAGCCATTCAGCAGGAATTTTGTCTTACAGGCAAAAATTAGTGAAATATTATGAGAAAAATAATATTAACATTACCACAGATGATATTATAGTTACCTCAGGTGGCTCTGAAGCTATACTTATAGCTCTTAGCACAATAATGGATCCTGATGATGAGTTGATAGTGCCAGAACCTTTTTATGCAAATTACAACGGTTTTTCAGTTAATTGCGGCGTAAAAGTTGTTCCTATCCAAAGCACTATTGAGACAGGTTTTGCATTGCCTGCTATATCAGAGTTTGAAAAAGTTATTACGCCAAAAACAAAAGCTATATTGGTTTGTAATCCAAATAACCCAACAGGATATCTTTATTCTAAAGAAGAAATCGAAACTCTTGGGCAATTAGCTCTGAAACATGATTTGTATTTACTAGCTGATGAAGTTTATCGCGAATTTATTTATGGCGATGTAAAACATTTTTCAGTTATGGAACTAAAAGGCTTGGAAAATAATACTATTTTGGTAGATTCAGTTTCTAAGCGTTATAGCGCATGTGGTTTCCGCATAGGAGCTATGATCTCAAGGAATAAAGAGGTTATGAGTGCTGCAATGAAATTTGCACAAGCTAGATTAAGTCCTCCAACATTTGGACAAGTAGCTTCTGAAGCAGCAATTGACACTCCAGATTCTTATTTTAGAGATGTTAAGGCTGAATATATTGCAAGACGCAACGTTGTTGTAGAAGCAATAAACAAAATAGAAGGTGCTTTTTGTCCAAATCCACAAGGAGCTTTTTATGTAGTAGCTAGCTTGCCTATTGACGATAGCGATAAATTCTGCCAATGGTTGCTAGAAGAGTTTAATCACAATAACGAAACCGTTATGCTAGCTCCAGCAACAGGTTTTTATTCTACTCAAGGTATGGGCAAAAACGAAGTTCGCATTAGCTATGTGCTAAATGTTGACGACATGAAACGCAGCATGGAACTTCTTGCCGAAGCTCTAAAAGCTTATCCTGGTAGGAAATAA
- a CDS encoding DUF1573 domain-containing protein has translation MKKIFLNFLILFLPLFYASAQSNTSGPVISFEKTTHDFGNVKKGNDVSFDFVFTNTGKQPLFLSEPRSSCGCTVPSYPKEPIMPGQKKNIRITFTADKEGAFSKQVSVLSNAENSPVIIIVKGNVI, from the coding sequence ATGAAAAAAATATTTTTGAATTTTTTGATATTATTTTTGCCATTGTTTTATGCAAGTGCTCAAAGTAATACTTCTGGTCCTGTAATATCTTTTGAAAAGACCACTCACGATTTTGGAAATGTTAAAAAAGGCAATGATGTTTCCTTTGATTTTGTATTTACGAATACAGGCAAACAGCCATTGTTTTTATCAGAACCTCGCTCTAGTTGCGGTTGTACTGTGCCATCTTACCCTAAAGAGCCGATAATGCCGGGTCAGAAAAAAAATATTAGAATAACTTTTACTGCTGACAAGGAGGGTGCTTTTAGCAAACAGGTAAGTGTGTTGTCAAATGCTGAAAACTCGCCTGTTATAATTATTGTTAAAGGAAATGTGATTTAA
- a CDS encoding DUF1573 domain-containing protein, which yields MKILHFIFAFLLVSIVNGQDAPLIKFDKLVHDFGELIAGDKAETNFVFTNKGKAPLILSNVRSSCGCTVPTWTRDPVLPGKKGTIKVVYDSNRIGPINKQITVESNSSNGTINLKITGNINKKPDEIMPFQNYDKDSSPFVQ from the coding sequence ATGAAAATTTTACATTTTATATTTGCTTTTCTTCTTGTTTCTATTGTAAATGGACAAGATGCTCCGTTGATTAAATTTGACAAACTTGTTCATGATTTTGGAGAATTAATTGCAGGAGATAAGGCAGAAACTAATTTTGTTTTTACTAATAAAGGAAAAGCTCCGCTTATTTTATCAAATGTTCGTTCTAGCTGTGGATGCACAGTTCCAACATGGACAAGGGATCCTGTTTTGCCAGGAAAAAAGGGAACGATAAAAGTTGTTTATGATTCTAATAGAATAGGTCCTATAAATAAGCAAATTACTGTGGAATCAAATTCGTCGAATGGCACAATTAATTTGAAAATAACGGGTAATATTAATAAAAAACCTGATGAAATAATGCCATTCCAAAATTATGATAAAGACTCTTCACCATTTGTTCAATAA
- a CDS encoding Crp/Fnr family transcriptional regulator, with protein MNNLEFEKLKHEAEICECKDCVMRGIITGYVPEEDNDLLCRLKEQKSYKKGEVIVAQGEPITSFFYVKEGLVKLSTTTESHKTHIISIARPHDYISLLTVFHGKEYAYTMTAIDDTEICAFPLNTIIDMAIRNGNLAIGLLKKSSKTSDDIIDRFVQNNSRNLRGRIAMTLLDFSKNIYKSDFFELPISRKEIAELIGMTTENVIRILSEFKKEDIIGINGKEVEIKDFNRLKLISDHG; from the coding sequence ATGAATAATTTAGAATTTGAAAAACTAAAACATGAGGCTGAAATATGCGAATGCAAAGATTGCGTTATGCGTGGCATTATAACCGGCTACGTTCCTGAAGAAGACAACGATTTGCTTTGTCGCCTAAAAGAACAAAAATCTTATAAAAAAGGAGAAGTTATTGTAGCGCAAGGAGAGCCAATTACAAGTTTTTTTTACGTTAAAGAAGGTCTTGTTAAGCTATCTACCACCACAGAATCACATAAAACACATATTATCTCCATAGCTAGACCTCATGACTACATAAGTCTACTAACTGTTTTTCACGGAAAAGAATACGCATACACAATGACAGCCATTGACGACACTGAAATTTGTGCTTTTCCTTTAAATACTATTATTGACATGGCTATTCGAAATGGAAATCTAGCAATAGGACTCCTAAAAAAATCAAGTAAAACCTCCGATGATATTATTGACCGCTTTGTTCAAAATAATAGCAGAAATTTAAGAGGACGTATTGCTATGACATTGCTCGACTTTTCCAAAAATATTTACAAATCAGATTTTTTTGAATTGCCAATTTCAAGAAAAGAAATTGCAGAGCTAATTGGAATGACTACTGAAAATGTTATAAGAATTCTTAGCGAATTTAAAAAAGAAGACATTATAGGCATTAACGGAAAAGAAGTAGAAATTAAAGATTTTAATCGTTTGAAACTAATTAGCGACCACGGTTGA
- a CDS encoding phosphomannomutase/phosphoglucomutase has translation MGAFHAYDIRGVFGKDFNSEDVYRMGFYLPEILNAKRILVGRDVRKSSPEIFKQLTNGITDAGCDVVDAGLTTTPMIYWGTSKFEFDGSVMITASHNPAEYNGLKISAANTVPVGYDTGLNILEQKCKVKPVIQKPKGKFSELNFIDDYVAFMKPYIEDFSNLKMVIDCSNGMASILVKHIFGDQPHYLFDDLDGSFPNHEPNPLDLKNIVKLQEKVIETKSDLGVIFDGDADRVMFVDENGTFIPPDLLIALLGHYFLEEKGLRGKVIQDIRTSKSVAEYLVPMGAEMKIWRVGRAYAANMLREIDGIYGGELAGHYYFKDFYYSDSGILAAILIINLFAKFKRENKKASEVIAKIRKYENSGEINFRINEKQKAMDCLKDHFTKNNPPTLFLDFDGYRIEFADWWFNIRPSNTEPWLRLLVEAKSSNLLKQKVDEINEILSPFVS, from the coding sequence ATGGGAGCTTTTCATGCTTATGACATCAGAGGCGTATTTGGTAAGGATTTCAACTCTGAAGACGTTTACCGGATGGGATTTTATTTGCCTGAAATTCTAAATGCTAAAAGAATTTTAGTTGGCAGAGATGTTAGAAAATCTTCGCCAGAAATTTTCAAGCAACTCACCAATGGAATTACAGACGCTGGCTGCGATGTAGTTGATGCAGGTCTTACAACTACTCCAATGATATATTGGGGAACTTCCAAATTTGAATTTGACGGCTCTGTTATGATTACTGCAAGCCATAATCCAGCAGAATACAATGGCTTAAAAATATCAGCAGCAAACACTGTTCCTGTTGGATACGACACAGGCTTAAACATTTTAGAGCAAAAATGCAAAGTAAAGCCAGTAATTCAAAAGCCAAAAGGAAAATTTTCTGAATTAAATTTTATTGACGACTATGTTGCGTTTATGAAGCCATATATAGAAGATTTCAGCAATTTAAAAATGGTAATTGATTGCAGCAATGGAATGGCTTCTATACTCGTAAAGCATATTTTTGGAGACCAACCACACTATTTATTTGACGATTTAGATGGTTCTTTTCCAAACCACGAGCCAAATCCGCTTGACTTAAAAAATATTGTAAAATTACAAGAAAAGGTAATTGAAACAAAAAGCGATTTAGGTGTTATCTTTGACGGAGACGCTGATAGAGTAATGTTTGTTGACGAAAATGGCACTTTTATTCCACCAGATTTACTAATAGCACTTCTCGGACATTATTTTTTAGAAGAAAAAGGATTGAGAGGCAAAGTTATCCAAGATATACGCACATCTAAATCTGTTGCGGAATATTTAGTTCCAATGGGAGCGGAAATGAAAATTTGGCGTGTAGGGAGAGCTTATGCAGCCAATATGCTAAGAGAAATTGACGGCATATATGGCGGAGAATTAGCGGGGCACTATTATTTCAAAGATTTTTATTATAGCGATTCAGGCATTTTAGCTGCAATTCTTATAATCAACCTTTTTGCAAAATTCAAGAGAGAAAACAAAAAAGCTTCTGAAGTCATTGCAAAAATACGTAAATACGAAAATTCTGGAGAAATAAATTTCAGAATTAACGAAAAGCAAAAAGCAATGGATTGTTTAAAAGATCACTTTACAAAAAACAACCCTCCTACTCTATTTCTTGATTTTGACGGTTATAGAATAGAGTTTGCTGATTGGTGGTTTAATATAAGACCTTCAAACACAGAACCTTGGCTAAGACTTTTAGTTGAAGCTAAAAGCTCAAACTTATTAAAACAAAAAGTTGACGAAATAAACGAAATTTTAAGCCCCTTTGTCTCATGA
- the rocD gene encoding ornithine--oxo-acid transaminase encodes MANLSSKQLMEMEHRYGAHNYHPLPVVLERGEGVYVWDVEGKKYFDFLSAYSAVNQGHCHPKIVNALVEQAKKLTLTSRAFYNDALGVYEKYITEFFGYDKVLPMNTGAEAVETAIKLARKWAYMTKGIKQYEAKIVVAEGNFHGRTTTIISFSNDPLAYENYGPFTPGFIQIPYNDTKALEKALEDPNVAAFLVEPIQGEAGVYVPDEGYLKKCYDLCKSKNVLFIADEVQTGIARTGKMLAVDHENVRPDMIILGKALSGGVFPVSAVLADDPIMLNIKPGEHGSTFGGNPIAARVAIAALEVIKEENLMANAEKLGKIFREEMKKIDSPMVELVRGKGLLNAVIIKPTNGKQAWDVCLKMAENGLIAKPTHDHIIRFAPPLVITEAQLREAIEIIKKSILSM; translated from the coding sequence ATGGCAAATCTTTCATCAAAGCAATTAATGGAAATGGAGCATCGCTACGGTGCGCACAACTATCACCCACTGCCAGTTGTATTAGAACGCGGCGAAGGAGTTTATGTATGGGACGTTGAAGGAAAGAAATATTTTGATTTTCTTTCAGCTTATTCAGCAGTAAATCAAGGACATTGTCACCCTAAAATTGTAAACGCTTTAGTAGAACAAGCTAAAAAGCTTACTCTTACATCTAGAGCTTTTTACAATGATGCTTTGGGCGTATATGAAAAATATATTACAGAATTCTTTGGATATGACAAAGTTCTTCCAATGAATACTGGTGCAGAAGCAGTAGAAACAGCTATAAAATTAGCTCGTAAATGGGCTTACATGACCAAAGGAATTAAACAATACGAAGCTAAAATTGTTGTTGCAGAAGGAAACTTCCACGGTCGTACCACAACAATAATTAGTTTTTCTAACGATCCTTTAGCTTATGAAAACTATGGACCATTTACTCCAGGATTTATCCAAATACCATACAATGATACAAAAGCGCTTGAAAAAGCATTAGAAGACCCAAATGTTGCAGCATTTTTAGTTGAACCTATCCAAGGTGAAGCTGGTGTTTATGTTCCAGACGAAGGATATTTAAAAAAATGCTACGATTTATGTAAATCTAAAAATGTTTTATTCATCGCTGACGAAGTTCAAACAGGTATTGCTCGTACAGGTAAAATGCTTGCAGTAGATCATGAAAATGTTAGACCAGACATGATTATTTTAGGCAAAGCTTTAAGTGGTGGAGTTTTCCCTGTTTCTGCTGTACTTGCAGACGATCCTATTATGCTAAATATTAAACCAGGTGAACACGGATCTACATTTGGCGGAAACCCAATTGCAGCACGCGTAGCTATAGCGGCGTTAGAAGTTATTAAAGAAGAAAATCTTATGGCTAACGCTGAAAAATTAGGTAAAATTTTCCGCGAAGAAATGAAGAAAATTGATAGCCCAATGGTTGAGCTTGTACGTGGAAAAGGCTTATTAAATGCTGTTATCATAAAACCTACCAATGGTAAACAAGCTTGGGACGTATGCTTAAAAATGGCTGAAAATGGACTTATTGCAAAACCAACCCACGATCATATTATTCGTTTTGCACCTCCATTGGTAATTACAGAAGCTCAATTACGCGAAGCTATTGAAATTATTAAGAAATCAATTCTATCAATGTAA
- a CDS encoding T9SS type A sorting domain-containing protein, whose amino-acid sequence MKKITILLGLMLITSISMAQFAKNIPTFQKKRAYTFTELTFPVKDRSVTFNESTPEIDTTYHLYGYFFSFTITDTTSILFKTDNSIPYFALSTDDSLYNIIGGGHFTYAILDSGSYYLALYVGDSTLLNPGFTSLLSIFTPAIYTDLDYSDQIILNESKYNETAGMQTDISLGNGYVANYAQGYSFNVTKGTCYKVNIDAFSDNPLINTSLIFMNDSLTGKIVNDQVFQAIIFPGQSHWESIYYADSTQTLKLMFAGQSMDYSPFDLFYTIKVEENENSYNDLPTTEEFSWEPMTLPFSSVLHFEPDYNVMIDTTSYGDTIISKGFILNVPADSVFKINYVSGYNEQLDWYSPLFIYTDDSLDNQISEIWEGGTTTLSEGVYYLAFTDDGFTFQNPGLGYYNCFVYLTKEVFPSISDTLTLQELLDGLNITEVDYSNSLSFSDQDFWQVNSSAIVMGQNNPEFRWEDCIYFAKAYKLTNMQAGDSVNIHVGAEFIDSYLYIYKKAANGIDYLLVDKNDDDIIEPAFPNGYGDSYLKFFAPEACDYYIVATTYKEYYPEMNGKAMSTTIWAGETNNEPEINMGILLSTTASETSIHFNLEESEVSDLDRKNALLSLNVTGTLSDNSTVAMENTPFTWNINVSKAVFTGVDLYVLDANYAPAEVEFTYLSIVIEGTANSAISLYPNPASNYINIDGLEGKEQIFVIDNSGRIVKSVNANEAMQTISIDDLPQGLYLVTIRKENKIEVLKFIK is encoded by the coding sequence ATGAAAAAAATTACAATTTTGTTAGGATTAATGCTTATTACAAGCATTTCTATGGCGCAATTTGCCAAGAACATTCCAACTTTTCAGAAAAAAAGAGCTTATACTTTTACTGAATTAACATTCCCTGTAAAAGACAGATCAGTTACATTTAATGAATCTACACCGGAAATTGATACTACTTATCATTTATATGGATACTTTTTTTCATTTACCATTACAGATACTACTAGCATATTATTTAAAACTGACAACAGCATTCCTTATTTTGCTTTATCAACAGACGATTCTTTATATAATATAATAGGTGGTGGTCATTTTACATATGCTATATTGGATAGTGGTAGCTATTATCTTGCATTGTATGTGGGTGACTCGACTCTATTAAATCCGGGCTTTACTAGCCTTCTCAGTATTTTTACTCCCGCAATTTATACAGATCTTGATTATTCTGACCAAATTATTTTAAATGAGAGTAAGTATAATGAAACTGCCGGAATGCAAACAGACATTAGTTTAGGTAATGGTTATGTTGCTAATTATGCTCAAGGATATAGTTTTAATGTAACAAAAGGAACTTGTTACAAAGTAAATATTGATGCATTTTCTGATAATCCTCTAATAAATACTAGTCTTATCTTTATGAATGATTCTTTAACTGGAAAAATTGTAAATGATCAGGTTTTTCAGGCAATAATTTTTCCCGGACAATCTCATTGGGAAAGTATTTATTATGCAGACTCTACACAAACTTTAAAATTAATGTTTGCAGGGCAGAGTATGGATTATTCTCCTTTTGATTTATTTTATACCATAAAAGTTGAAGAAAATGAAAACAGTTATAACGATTTACCTACAACTGAAGAATTTTCTTGGGAACCAATGACGTTGCCATTTTCCTCAGTTTTACACTTTGAGCCGGACTACAATGTAATGATTGACACTACTTCTTACGGGGACACAATAATTAGCAAAGGATTTATTTTGAATGTTCCTGCGGATAGTGTATTTAAAATAAATTATGTTTCAGGATATAATGAGCAACTTGATTGGTATTCTCCGCTGTTTATTTATACAGACGATTCTTTAGATAACCAAATTTCGGAAATATGGGAGGGCGGAACCACTACTCTTAGCGAAGGTGTATATTATCTTGCTTTTACTGATGATGGATTTACGTTTCAAAATCCAGGATTAGGATATTATAATTGCTTTGTTTATTTAACCAAAGAGGTTTTCCCGAGTATTTCTGATACCCTTACGCTACAAGAACTCTTGGACGGCTTAAATATTACCGAAGTAGATTATAGCAACAGTTTATCGTTTAGTGATCAAGATTTCTGGCAAGTTAATTCCTCAGCTATCGTTATGGGGCAAAATAATCCTGAATTTAGATGGGAAGATTGTATTTACTTTGCAAAAGCCTATAAACTGACAAATATGCAAGCAGGCGATTCTGTAAATATTCATGTTGGAGCAGAATTTATTGATTCATACCTGTACATTTACAAAAAAGCAGCAAATGGCATTGATTATTTATTAGTAGATAAAAACGATGATGATATTATAGAACCTGCTTTCCCTAATGGATATGGGGACTCATACCTTAAGTTTTTTGCACCAGAAGCTTGTGATTATTATATAGTTGCTACAACATATAAAGAATATTATCCAGAAATGAATGGTAAGGCAATGAGCACAACAATTTGGGCAGGTGAAACTAATAATGAACCTGAAATAAATATGGGCATTTTATTAAGCACAACAGCAAGTGAAACCTCTATTCACTTCAATTTAGAAGAGTCAGAGGTTAGTGATTTAGATAGAAAAAATGCTCTTTTATCTCTAAATGTTACAGGTACTTTATCTGATAATAGTACTGTTGCAATGGAAAACACACCTTTTACTTGGAATATAAATGTTTCTAAAGCAGTTTTTACAGGCGTTGATCTTTATGTATTAGATGCAAATTATGCTCCTGCAGAAGTAGAATTTACATACTTATCAATCGTAATTGAAGGAACTGCTAATTCAGCAATTTCTTTATATCCAAACCCAGCAAGCAATTACATTAATATTGATGGTTTAGAAGGTAAAGAACAAATTTTTGTTATTGACAATAGTGGTAGAATTGTAAAATCTGTAAATGCAAATGAAGCTATGCAAACAATTTCTATAGACGATTTACCACAAGGCTTATATCTTGTTACAATTCGCAAAGAAAACAAAATAGAAGTGCTGAAATTCATTAAATAA
- a CDS encoding heavy-metal-associated domain-containing protein, which produces MKSNLKILMVILLFLSATTLNAQITKQSSEIKKDKSSNIKKDSKQVKTHSIIVKFHCANGKALIERELLKKEGVISASANLETKDVEIKYNPKLVTEEKLIEYIHEIGYLVEGDPADTKLPKKACSH; this is translated from the coding sequence ATGAAAAGTAATTTAAAAATCTTGATGGTAATACTTTTGTTTTTAAGTGCAACAACTTTAAATGCACAAATTACAAAACAATCTTCTGAAATAAAGAAAGATAAATCTTCTAACATAAAAAAGGATTCAAAACAAGTTAAAACACACAGCATAATTGTAAAATTCCACTGTGCAAATGGCAAAGCTCTTATAGAAAGAGAATTGTTAAAAAAAGAAGGAGTTATCTCTGCTAGTGCTAATTTAGAAACCAAAGATGTAGAAATTAAATACAACCCTAAATTAGTAACAGAAGAAAAACTTATTGAATACATACATGAAATTGGCTATTTAGTTGAAGGAGACCCTGCCGATACAAAATTGCCAAAGAAAGCTTGCTCGCATTAA
- a CDS encoding XRE family transcriptional regulator, translating to MKKLNKNIKIIVEKTDTGFSAYSKDYPIFTTGRTVPELLKNAFEATQFYFEDQFKVSYDNLKFEIDFAQFFKYYKVINAKFLAEKIGMNPTLLSQYVQGHKKPSESQTEKIISGIQQIGQELSEINLIYKR from the coding sequence ATGAAAAAACTTAATAAAAACATTAAAATTATAGTTGAAAAAACTGACACTGGTTTTTCAGCTTATTCCAAAGATTATCCAATTTTTACAACAGGAAGAACAGTGCCTGAATTATTAAAAAACGCATTTGAAGCAACTCAATTTTATTTCGAAGACCAATTTAAAGTTTCTTATGATAATTTAAAATTTGAAATTGACTTTGCTCAATTCTTCAAATATTATAAAGTTATTAATGCAAAATTTCTCGCAGAAAAAATTGGAATGAACCCAACATTATTATCGCAATATGTGCAGGGACATAAAAAACCTTCCGAAAGCCAAACTGAGAAAATAATTTCAGGGATTCAACAAATTGGACAAGAACTATCAGAAATAAATCTTATCTACAAAAGATAA
- the murA gene encoding UDP-N-acetylglucosamine 1-carboxyvinyltransferase, whose protein sequence is MSSFEIIGGKRLSGTIVPQGAKNEALQIICAVLLTSDEVTISNVPNIRDVNKLIDVMRLLGVKVENTSAGVWKFKADNINVDTLKSDEFKKNAGILRGSTMVLGPMLARFGVAAIPRPGGDKIGRRRMDTHFIGLEKLGAKFENSDTTFYIARSNGRLKGTYILLDEASVTGTANVVMAAVLAEGTTTIYNAACEPYLQQLCKMLVRMGAKIEGIGSNLLTIHGVDKLSGTTHTMLPDMIEVGSFIGLAAMTQSDILIKGTSVENLGIIPDVFRRLGIIVEQKGDDLHIPSQEIYEVDTFRDGSIMTIADAPWPGFTPDLLSVVLVVATQAKGSVLIHQKMFESRLFFVDKLIDMGAQIILCDPHRATVIGLARTTQLRGIEMTSPDIRAGASLLIAALSASGKSIIHNIEQIDRGYQNLDERLNALGANIKRL, encoded by the coding sequence ATGAGTAGTTTTGAAATTATTGGAGGAAAAAGATTATCAGGCACAATAGTGCCGCAAGGTGCTAAAAATGAAGCTTTACAGATTATTTGTGCTGTTTTGCTTACTAGTGATGAGGTTACCATATCCAATGTGCCAAACATTAGAGATGTTAATAAATTAATTGATGTAATGCGGCTTTTGGGCGTTAAAGTAGAAAATACTTCTGCTGGCGTTTGGAAATTTAAAGCTGATAATATTAATGTTGACACTTTAAAATCTGATGAATTTAAGAAAAATGCAGGAATTTTAAGAGGCTCCACTATGGTTTTAGGACCAATGCTAGCTCGATTTGGAGTTGCAGCTATTCCTCGTCCGGGTGGTGATAAAATTGGCAGACGGCGCATGGATACTCATTTTATTGGTCTTGAAAAACTTGGTGCCAAATTTGAAAATAGCGACACAACTTTTTATATCGCTCGTAGCAATGGTAGGCTAAAAGGAACTTATATTTTGCTTGATGAAGCATCAGTAACAGGTACAGCTAATGTTGTTATGGCAGCAGTGCTAGCTGAAGGAACTACTACCATTTATAATGCCGCTTGTGAACCATATTTGCAGCAACTTTGTAAAATGCTTGTAAGAATGGGAGCTAAAATAGAAGGTATTGGTTCAAATTTACTTACTATACATGGCGTTGACAAGCTTTCGGGAACTACTCATACAATGCTGCCAGATATGATTGAAGTTGGCTCTTTTATAGGATTGGCTGCAATGACGCAAAGTGATATTTTAATAAAAGGAACTTCTGTTGAGAATCTTGGAATTATTCCTGATGTGTTTAGAAGACTTGGAATTATTGTGGAGCAAAAAGGCGATGATTTGCATATTCCTAGTCAGGAAATTTATGAAGTTGACACATTTAGAGATGGCTCTATAATGACTATTGCAGATGCTCCTTGGCCAGGATTCACTCCTGACTTATTGTCTGTTGTGCTAGTAGTTGCTACACAAGCGAAAGGAAGTGTTTTGATACATCAGAAAATGTTTGAAAGCCGTTTGTTTTTTGTAGATAAATTGATAGATATGGGTGCTCAAATTATTTTATGCGACCCACATAGAGCAACAGTTATAGGGCTTGCACGCACTACACAGCTTAGAGGAATTGAAATGACTTCGCCGGATATTAGAGCTGGAGCGTCTTTGCTAATTGCAGCTCTCTCTGCTTCAGGCAAAAGCATTATTCATAATATTGAGCAAATTGATAGAGGCTACCAAAATCTTGATGAACGCTTGAATGCATTAGGTGCAAATATTAAACGCTTGTAA
- a CDS encoding DUF4290 domain-containing protein: MKYNTQRERLEMSEYGRYVQSMVDYIKTLPDKETRNKAAETVVNTMMTVQQGPKDMNDFKQKLWDHLILLGNFELDIDSPYPLPKKDEKIEPKVIDYKAPYEVRFRFYGRYVEKMVKKAIEMEDGDEKNELIRLIANTMKKLYIIWNKDSVKDEIILEQLDILSDGKLSLQEGITLQDTTDFVKNNKQKQWNQQNKKSKRSRFRKK; the protein is encoded by the coding sequence ATGAAATATAACACTCAGAGAGAACGGTTAGAAATGTCAGAATATGGCAGATATGTGCAATCAATGGTCGATTACATCAAAACACTTCCTGATAAAGAAACTAGGAATAAAGCAGCTGAAACAGTTGTAAATACAATGATGACTGTGCAGCAGGGACCGAAAGATATGAACGACTTTAAGCAAAAGTTGTGGGATCATTTGATTTTATTGGGCAATTTTGAGCTAGACATAGATTCGCCATATCCTTTGCCAAAGAAAGATGAGAAGATAGAGCCAAAAGTAATTGATTACAAAGCTCCTTATGAGGTTAGATTTAGATTCTATGGTAGATATGTTGAGAAAATGGTGAAAAAAGCTATAGAAATGGAAGATGGCGATGAGAAAAACGAGTTGATAAGACTTATTGCTAATACCATGAAAAAACTTTATATTATTTGGAATAAAGATAGCGTAAAAGACGAAATTATTTTAGAACAATTAGATATTTTGTCTGATGGCAAACTGTCTTTGCAAGAAGGCATTACGCTTCAAGATACAACTGATTTTGTTAAGAATAATAAACAAAAGCAGTGGAATCAACAAAATAAGAAAAGTAAAAGAAGTAGATTTAGAAAAAAATAA